A segment of the Rhizobium sp. ZPR4 genome:
CGACTGCTTCGATGACACCAGCGCCCTCGAAGCCGAGCACGCTTTGCCCTGGCGGCAGCGGATAAAGTCCGGAACGGACATAGATATCAACGAAATTGACGCCGGAAATGCTCTGGCGGATGCGGGCCTGGCCGGGGCCTGGCTCAGTGGCAGGGAGTTCGATGGCTTTCATGGCCTCGGGTCCGCCGGGGCCGGTAATGGCGATCGCTAGGGGCATGCGGAAGTCTCCTTTCAGGAGATCTTTGACCATAAACCCCGGCTTGAATAAATTCGGTATGAACTCACCGCATCTGTGCAATAATGCACCGATGATAGACTGGCAGGACCTTCACCATTTCGCCGCCCTGGCGCGAACCGGCTCGCTGTCTGCAGCGGCGCGGGAGCTTGGAGTGGATCACGCAACGGTTGGCCGGCGCATTGCCGCGCTGGAGCGCTCGCTCGATCTACGCCTCATCGACCGGCGGCCGCGCACCTCGCCTCTGACGGCAGACGGCCGCGCCATTGCCGAACTGGTGGGGCGCATCGATGAAAATGTCGAGGCGATCAGGCGTTATTCGAAGAGCGCCGTCGCCGGACTTTCCGCGGCGGTCAAGATCAGTGCGCCTCCATCGGTCGCCGCTCATCTTCTCGCCCCGAAAGCCGCCCTGTTTCGCATCGACCATCCGGACATCACCTTGACCATCGCCGGTGTCTCGCGCCGCGTCGCGATCGATCACGGCGAGGCGGATATCGCTGTGAGAACGACGAGGCCGGAGGAGAGCGATCTGCTGGTTCGGCGCATCGGCGTGATGCGCTTCGCTCTTTACGCCGCCCCATCCTTTGCGCAGATGCCCGAGGAAGACTGGGTCTTCATCGGCTACGATGCTGGCCTTGAGCATCTGACACGGGAGACGTGGCTGCGCAGCTTGCTGGCCGACCGGCCAATCGTATTTCGCGCCGGCGATATCTTCGGGCAGCTCGAAGCGGCGCGCGCTGGTATCGGCGTTCTCGTGCTTCCCACTTTCCTCGGGGACAGCGAACATGCCCTGGCGCGCCTTCCGGCAACGACCCCGTCACCCACGCGAGACCTTTGGCTGGTAACCTATCCGGATCTGCGCCGTTCGCCTGCTGTCCGCGCCGTCATGGATTTTGTCTGCGATGTTATCGGCCAAAGCTGCCCTATCCGGGATGGCACAGGCGCGGGAGCGTAGGGCAACCCCAGGCCATATTTTCTTGTTGCAGCTTCGCCGCGAATCTCTATCCATAAGTGGATGCGCCATCCCTATGGTCGGTGATCGATGACGAAGCTGGGCAGTTGGTTCGTGGTGGACAGGGCGGATCTGGTCGCGGGCATATCGGTTGCCGGCCTGATGCTGCCGGAAGCGGTCGCTTACGCAGGCATTGCCGGCCTGCCGCCGCATCGTGCGATTCTCGCCGGCATCGCCGGATGTCTCGTCTATGCCATATTCGGCCGTAGCCGCTTTGCCATCGTCTCTCCCACATCTTCGTCCGCCGCCATTCTTGCGGCGACATTGGCGGTCGTGCCGGGCGATGCCACGGTCAAAGCGGGTCTTGCGACGGTCGCCGTGGCGCTCGCCGGTATTCTCTTTGTCATCGCTGGCGCATTGCGCCTTGGCGGCATCACCGGTTTCATCTCGCGGCCGGTTCTGCGCGGCTTCGCGCTGGGGCTGGCGATCACCATCATCCTGCATCAGCTGCCGATCCTCGTCGGCGTGCCGGCGCAGGGCTCGAATATCCTGACCTACGCGGCTGCACTCTTCGGCGCTATCCTGCAATGGAATCCGATCAGCGTCGCAGTCGGTATCGTCGCGCTGGCGGCGTTGCTGCTGCTGAAGCGACTGCCTGGCATTCCCGGCGCCTTCCTCGTGCTCGTCGCCGGCATCTTCGCCTCCTATCTGTTCGGCCTGGAAGGTCATGGCGTCAAACTGGTTGGCCCTATCGAGATCCTGCCGCAATGGCCGTCGCTGCCGGACGCCGACTGGACCGCCTATTCGCGGCTGGTGCAGTTCACCGTGCCGCTTGTCCTCATCCTCTTTGCCGAGTCCTGGGGTACGATGCGGGCCTTGGCGCTGCGCTACGGCGAGACGCTGGAGGTCAATCGAGAGCTCGGTGCGCTGGGTGCCGCCAATATCGCCAGCGCCGTCGTCCAGGGCATGCCGGTTGGAGCCGGTTTTTCCGCCGGTTTCGCCAGCGAGGCGGCCGGCGCGAAGACGCGGGCGACCACCGTCTTCGCCGCCATTGGCCTGGCGATCCTGATTGCCTGTGCCGGCCCGCTTGTTGCTCTTCTGCCTGAGCCCGTGCTCGCGGCCGTCGTGATCGCGGCTCTTACGCACGCGCTCGATCCCAGTCCCATCCTACGCTTGCGCCGACTGCACCGTGATTTCTATGTGGCAGTGGGTGCCGCGCTCGGTGTGCTGGCCTTCGGCGTCCTCAACGGCATGCTGCTGGCGATCGCGCTCTCGCTTGCCGCGATGATGCACCGCCTGGCCTCGCCCCATGTTGCCCGTTTGGGGCGGCTCAACAACAGCCATGACTTCGTCGATGTCAGCAGACATGACGATGCCTCCGAGATACCGGGCATTGCCATCTGGCGCCCCGGCGAGATCCTATTTTTCGGCAATGCTGATACGATCTTCGGCGAGATATTGTCCGGCAGCCGCAGCGAAGCTGGGTTGCGGGCAGCCATTCTCAGCCTTGAAGAAAGCTCCGATATCGACAGCACGGCGATGGACGCCTTGATGGAGTTCGACAGCGCCATGCAGCGAGCCGGCCTCCGCGTTCAATTTGCTCGCGTGCACGACCGCGTTCGCGATCTCATGACAGTCGCGGGTGTTGCCGATGTCGACAAGCGCTGCAGCTTTAGTGTCGATGATGCTGTGGCGGCGGTGATGGCGGATGGCAATCAGCCGAAGGCTTGACCGGATCGCTCAGTCGCGCAGAGTCCAGTAGCATAGATGCTGGTGGGTCGATTGACCCTGCAGGCTGTTGATGAGGACAAAGTCTTTGGCTGTCCAGCTCACGGGTTCCTCAAGCGCAATGTCCGGAACGATTTGCCCCCGATAGAGCAGCGTCATATGCGGCTCTACGGGTTTTTCTTTCTCCGGCGCAATACCCGTGAGCCGCATGGCGTCGACCAATTCCTGATGGATAGCCTTGAGTTCGGGGTTCCCGTTCCTGTTCCACAGAACAAGCG
Coding sequences within it:
- a CDS encoding LysR family transcriptional regulator, with amino-acid sequence MIDWQDLHHFAALARTGSLSAAARELGVDHATVGRRIAALERSLDLRLIDRRPRTSPLTADGRAIAELVGRIDENVEAIRRYSKSAVAGLSAAVKISAPPSVAAHLLAPKAALFRIDHPDITLTIAGVSRRVAIDHGEADIAVRTTRPEESDLLVRRIGVMRFALYAAPSFAQMPEEDWVFIGYDAGLEHLTRETWLRSLLADRPIVFRAGDIFGQLEAARAGIGVLVLPTFLGDSEHALARLPATTPSPTRDLWLVTYPDLRRSPAVRAVMDFVCDVIGQSCPIRDGTGAGA
- a CDS encoding SulP family inorganic anion transporter, with the translated sequence MTKLGSWFVVDRADLVAGISVAGLMLPEAVAYAGIAGLPPHRAILAGIAGCLVYAIFGRSRFAIVSPTSSSAAILAATLAVVPGDATVKAGLATVAVALAGILFVIAGALRLGGITGFISRPVLRGFALGLAITIILHQLPILVGVPAQGSNILTYAAALFGAILQWNPISVAVGIVALAALLLLKRLPGIPGAFLVLVAGIFASYLFGLEGHGVKLVGPIEILPQWPSLPDADWTAYSRLVQFTVPLVLILFAESWGTMRALALRYGETLEVNRELGALGAANIASAVVQGMPVGAGFSAGFASEAAGAKTRATTVFAAIGLAILIACAGPLVALLPEPVLAAVVIAALTHALDPSPILRLRRLHRDFYVAVGAALGVLAFGVLNGMLLAIALSLAAMMHRLASPHVARLGRLNNSHDFVDVSRHDDASEIPGIAIWRPGEILFFGNADTIFGEILSGSRSEAGLRAAILSLEESSDIDSTAMDALMEFDSAMQRAGLRVQFARVHDRVRDLMTVAGVADVDKRCSFSVDDAVAAVMADGNQPKA